TTGTAGATAAACACCTCTCTGGTTCATTTCACCGAACATGCAGACACGGCGGAACCGTTGAAACACAAAATACGTACTCAATCGTGGCGGGCCAACGAGCATACTCTGTCAGCATGACACTTGTTTAATAATTGAGCGTTGTCAAATAAAACACTAGCTGGCTGATGACTGTTGGAGAAAAAGCACCGatttaaaagagaaaatgaaagaagacGGAGAGGAACGCTCATGAACGTGTACTAAAGACCATTTGGTAGCCATTGAAGTGTTTCATTTGAGGAGGACTCAAAATGAAAATGTCTATTTATGAGCGAGCATGTAACCTTCTTGCTCCGTAGGGGAGAATATTCCTGGTGTCGTAAAGCTCAAAATTAATGTCGCCGTAAATTATGGTGGAAAGAATTCCGTTTCACCAACTGCCTGGAATATTCTCATGAGAGTTGTTGAAGATGAAACGTGTACCTTTAGTTGTCGATCAAGCGAGAAATCGGTGGTTGATCGAGTAGGCTTCGAAGGGTGGAGTTTCGTGAAGAACAAGTATATCGAAGCGAATTTCTCCACACTTGGAATCGCTATGATTTCACTGTGACGATCAGTCGTTTTAACATTCCTTTCATTATGATTAACATTACTGAAAATCTCTCAttttcttttccttaatttatttacttcactTTGATGAAATGTCCACGATGCACAGCTGCGCTTTTCATTGCATTGCCGTGCCGTGGAATTCTTTTTATCGTATGTTtgctttttaaaatttgttgttGAATCGTTCACCACTAAATGGTTCTAAGTTTTATGGTGCGTGTATTAACATTTCGTTTGCCTGGGATCAGATGATCGAACTTTTGTACACTTATTTATGTGACCGAAAAGCCTAAGAGTTTCAGCAGTTATTGTCGACAAGGAGATAAGTTTTCGTGTTTTTTGTACAGGTAGTATTTAAGCGAGCAATTCGCGTATACTCCGTTATCAGATATAGATgtacatttaataataaatttgtttttaaaagctTGACTATTTTTTCGCACGGAGGAGCGCACAAGCTTCTGAGCCTGATTTTTAGTTTAAAGAGGCATTGACCCAACTTTCTCAAAAGCTGAGGACAGTGACCATGTAGGAAACTGGAATGCTCTTACCATTAACTTTAACGAATCCTCTGCTAAATGAAGTTGCGAAACTAGCGGTACTCAGATGCAGTCAATTAATCCGAACGAAAACAGTACGGTTAACCCGGATATGTGATCCTTTCCGAATAATTAACGAcgcataaaagtgaaacgtgcaGCTATGAACTACATAATTTCGTCGTACACCGTTAGAACATCGTGGATAAAGTCGacgaatttataaaatattatgaaatatgcAGTATTAATATTTGATAGTACCCACGACGGAATTAGCTGTTTGTAACTAAGAACAACTTGAAAGATTGCacgtatttttaattatactctGCCAGACCGAAGTCTTGCATTCACAATTTGTCCTCGGCGAAGTGTTTAGTATGACAAAACGAATGATATGCGTGCCTCCTTACGTGACAAGAACTATTCATGAACGGCTGCTAAGCTGCGCCAAGGCAGCCAGGGTCGCAGACTTGTAATTTGATCTCAAGAATGCGTGGAGATTTAATTGTACAATAACTGCTTTTGCAATTATTTCGAAACCGTtcccttttttttaaactctccGAGTCATGCAAGGCCAGATATTATTCCAGCGTTCATTATTTTTGATAAATACTTGTCGAAGAAGAGTTTCGCGTCTTACGAGCAACGAGATTTAATTAATTTGCCCGATTAGGAGTGTTCAAACAGATGTAAAAGTACCCTGATTTCGAAGCATTCCAAAGGAAAGTCTCGAAGGTAAGTGCAGTaagaataaatttgaaaattcagaGCAAATAAAGAGTTTCCTACTTTCGTCGGGTCAGGGATACAGTGAAGAGAGTTGgacattttctgaaaattccaGTGTATTTAAAGAACATGTATTTGTGACTCGTTGAACATGGAATGTTTTGTTGAACTATTACAGAAGAATACAGCAAAGTTGTTGCCTGATATATTCCCTGCTCCTGCCATTCTCTATACCTtgttaatttttgtacaaatcggaGATTTCGATCGTGACGATGATGACTTCCAACTGGACGGCATAAGACTACTCGTGTCTGTTATGTATACactaattttgatgatataaaAGGTTCCTACGTGGTCGCTGGTCACATAGACGCGATTCATCGCAATAGGATGACTCACGATCGATGAATTTATGTACAAAAAGCGTTCGTCTAATTCTTCTTAATTAAAGTACGATAATGCGTAACGTTACAAAATGCTAAGTACCTATATTTATGACTACCATATGATACATATACGATCTAGCAGAAGAAACCTTCTCTCGAGCGAAGACACTAGCAGTAAGTAGAACAATTGTAGTGTTTTAATACATGAAACGTATTCGATACCATATTGGCtaaaattcctttgaattcCGCCTCTCCTGACAATCTTCCAAGTGTCTTGCATCGCCGGAAGAAGGGAGAGACAACTACACTGATTCCTCGATATTAGTACAAAAATACTCTGTAAGTCAGGAATTTTGAATCCCTCCGTGTACGTAATTATACATTAGTAGTAACTATTAAAGACACACGAAGATACAAAGAGTGATCCTTAACGCGAGACAACCCCTCCCCAACGATGATTGTCCTTCATTCCGTCCTTTGTTCGTGAAACGTCTCTCACGGAACTGTTTCAGCTTACTTCTATTACAATCTCTTCGTGTCAAGGATCAATTTATCGCCTACTGCCTCGGTTATTAATCTATAGCTTGTTCCCAAAACGATGTGAGCAGCGATTCCATCGAATCCGAGTACCCGTTACAAGCGATCGCGTTGTTAAAACGGAGTTTCGTTCAGGGGCACGGAAAGCCAAAGTGAATTGTTCGTTTCTACGCATTCGTTAAGTAGCTATGAAGAACGTTATTTTCCAGAGTAATGGGACCCGATGTTCGACGGTGGCCCTctgtgatgatgatgatgctTCTGACCCGGTCCAGAGTATCTACTTCCTGGCCTGGAGTGAACTATGGCGTAGTGGTCGCTGTTCGTCGATATCGACCTGGTGGAGTTCATCGTCGATCCTCCGGATGCGTATCCTTGCTTCCCGTTTAAGGAGTACCTGTACAGAGGCAATGATTCATTGGAGCATTCGATCACCATTGAAGATACTTTCGCTAATGAGACATTACTATTTCAAGCACACGAGCAATTAGTTACTTCAAATGCTGAGCTATGCATTTAAAGGAGCAACAACAGTAGCAGGAGACTTCTTTGAATAATCTCGTAGCTCGCAGTCTGAGTGCTCAAATGCTCCTTAAATAATTTCGTGCCACCATCAACTTTAATTGCCCGAATTTCACCACTCATTATAAAGCATCTGCCCCCTTTTCCCAAAACTACGGATGCAGCGATAAGAAATGAAATCCACGCGACGCAGCATCACAAGCCATGGCTCCCGTTTACTCCTAAGCAGCGCGTACTGTGCGCTCCATTTCCCGCCTTTAAACCACCCTCGTCTTCCCTGCACGCTTCAGCGACCTTGCCGACCCTTCTCGCACACTTGGACGGCCTTGCCTATCCTTCTCCTCGACAACCTTGTCCGTCCGTGCACCTGTCTAAGATTTTGCGTGCCCCTTTTTCTAGAACCAGTTGTTCACACCTCTTTTCCCCTTCCGCGCATCCAGCATCGTCAGCTTTTTCCGCCTAGCGTAAACACCGTCCGTCTTCCTTCCACGTACGCACTTCTGTTGCCCGTCCTCGTCGCACTGGTCCAATGCCTCGGTCCCTCTTTTTTCTAGCACTTGCTCGCACCTGTTTTGCTTCGGGCACCGACAAAAAAGCTACCCAAGCCCCGAGCGACCCTTTTTTTCGCGCGGCGCGTAAACAACCTTACTCGTCTCCCTTCCGCGCGCGTGCAATGTTCCTCTGTCCTTCTCGGATGCGGCCACGACCTCGTCTATCCTTGCTCCGCTCATCGCAGGACCTGGCCCGTCTCTTTTCTGGAACTGGGTCAAAGTGCCTTGCCCACGGGCCACCGACAAAAAAACTTGTCTGCGGCGACTCGACCCCTTTGCTGACCCCGTGTTCCCTTGCCCGCGTGTCGGGTTACGTTCCTGCTCTTTCCAAGACTAGCTTGTTCACACCTTCTTTCCCTCGCTCTGACAAACACAGAGGAAAGAGGGAGCCACCATGGCATCAGCTCGACGCGCGCGTACAACTGCAACCGTTCTTTCCGCGCCCTtactatatgtatatacatacttCGTTCATTCTTCTTGCACGGGTTCTATGACTTGGTTTCTCTTTTTGCATGGACGTAATTGGCGACATCGTCCAAGTGTTTGACGTCGACTTTTTGCCCCCCACACGCGTTATTAccgattaaaatttattttagtatCCCTTCTTTCGTATCTAATCTGGTTATTTCCCGGAGTTAGCACTGAAAAGTCGTCAGACCGATAGAATAGTCAACACCTAGAATCTTCGAAGACTATGAAGGAACGAAAGCGAACCTCGAGCCGTATTGGGAACCGTGCCAGCTGCGGTAGGGGTCATAGTCCTCTATGATCGACGGCTCCTTCTCGATGATGTCTGTCCTGGTGCAGCTGCAGGTCATCGCAGAGCAGAGGAATATGTTGATTATGAGCATGATGAGGAAGAGTATGCCGAGCGCTACCGCCAGCCACAACAGCCATATCGGATGAACGCTGCCGTCCTCGTACAGCGTTTGCACAGCTATCGAAGAGGATAGATCGACGTTAGACGTTGTGCGAAGTTTCCGTTAACTTTATCGCGGAACGAAATGAAATACAACTTCATTGGTAGATAACGTTACACAGGGCGAGCTAATTAATTCATCGGGTGGGTAAAAATTCGTGGATAGCCTCAGTTACGGTATCGCGGAATAGTAAGGAAGTGAAAGAGCTGCTATGAAAGATACGATGGAATATTTACATGGCGTTTGACCAGGGTCAAGAACGAACACGCTCGTGCCCGCAAGGAGCACTCCTTCCTCGCCGCTCACGCTTTGCCCATTAATTAAAGACGCTCCCTTTATTTCTTCCTCGGTATCGCCTTCGCAAATGGGGATGCCACAGCTTCCTGCAGGAAAGAAGATTAACGTTCGCGTTTTCGCCTGTTATCCGCGAAGCGTAAATTACCGTTCGGCACTGGATCGGCCGAGGCAAATTATTAAAACCGTCGTTAAAAAGCGAGCATGGTCCGTTTAGGCGGGCGATCCTGCGCTCCGCGTGGAAAACGTCCAAATGGAGTATGGTAATTCCGGCGCGAGTTGAACGGCACGATCTAACCCAGATTCGGCACGCACCGGTAATCGGGAATCAGTCAGCGAATCGGTTTACCTCTGCACACGGCGATGTCGCATTGAAAATGCACTTGCGGACTGTCAGGAAACCGGAACAACGAGAACAATGTCGCATCCGCCTGGCCGGTGTTCCGATCGTACATGAATTTCGTCATGACCCGAGCCTTCACTGGACACCTTTGTTGGCGGCACATGAAAATTGCGTAATCGTTTATGATCGTCCTCGGGTCGTGCGATATTTCGAGGCGCAATAAAATCGGCGTTATCGGGACTACATAAGGGACCTGTACGTTCGGTGGGAACTGTTCGTGACACTCGCGGAATTACCATGAACCGCTTCAACAATAGCAAATTCCGCGGTCGTGTGCTATTTATGACGAAGGCTGACGAGGTCGCTCTGAGGTGGACAAAATTGGAACGAATGGGGTTACGGAGACTGTTTCGTAATTCGCGGTGGAAACAAAAGGAAACGAAGCGCCGCTTCAACTCGTTCTGCAATGACTTTGAGAATTCGTCCAGTGCTTTTGCGCTTCTAAACAATTGGCTAAAATGACTCCGCGAACCGGATTTTCCAAAGTTAAAACGAGGCCCCAGGGAGAAAAATGTTGTTTCAGGTTTTCGACTCTCCTTTGGAAGCAGAATCATCTGATTTGTTAATTGCACCATGAATTACAGAACGGTTCGTGTATGAGGTTACTCGTGGAACTTGACGAATGGCTACTAATCGATCCAACGGAATGGAAAGCGTGCATCTACGTGGaattacatatgtataaagaTTGATAAATTAATGCGTGCCGGGAATCCACGACAAAGCCGATAAGACGTACGTTCAACCTACCCTTTGTCGTCGATTAGCTGCACGCTGCTGTTTCGTTTATTGAACACGAAGCAGGATTTCACTTTAATTCCGTACATTCCTGCAAAGAAAGAGATTGATGAAAGTAAATCACCCGGTATGCGCGCCACCAGCGCGAGCGTTACGTAGCGCGCTCGTTAATTCCAATTAAATGTAAGGGGTGAAAATGGAGTGAGAGATGTAGTGTACGAACCATCTGGCCGGGAGATCTCCGCACGCAAAGTATAGTTGTGACCATAAATAGCCTCTTGCACTTTGTGGCCTCCGTCCAAAAGGCGCAACGATACTAACGAAGTTTCATTCCTGCGCAGAAATTATCGTGCCGCCGCGATGAAACTTATATCTAGGCTTAACGTCACGATATTCACAGATACGAGCTAATATTAATAAACGTTATGTACTTGGCATTTTTGAATCCCGCTTTTCCGCACGTAATAACGTAAAATTTATCGTCGGCCAGCTCCAGGGTCTTGTGTATCCTCACCGCGATGGGGATGGAGCGTTCCTCGGTGTCCTGCAAGAATTACAAGCcagattaaggggaggttccggtctaaaaatgtcgaaaaatcgattttattttatttcgttttacgAACGTTCACCCTTTCAAGAAtatgcgtttaaaaggatttattgaagttcgaaaaattcctgaagttataggcatttgaatagcCGCGAATGCGTGGGTAAAACCCGTTCACTCGGTGCtcgcgcaaaactttaaacgcgtttttctcgaaacagtgttcttcaaatcggtgggacaaatgcctcgaaaagttattatccgattccattgaaaccttttttattttgaagaatatacttctctACGGTGGAGGAACCtctaacattttaaaaaatgtgaaaattcgTATTTTTTAGGGGCGTTGAAAGGGCAAAAACGgagaaaaagttatttcaaatttcaagtgtcgttactttctcaaaaaatgtaatttttttaatttttaaggtaCTTATATTCACTAGGGAATTTCATGccttttaataatctggcattgtttcttATTTCAGGCTAATGGTTTAGGTGCAACAAGTCCCACCGTGttatatgaattttttgacggCTCCACTTCAACGAATCCCCAATGCcatttacaataattaattacataaCAAAAATAGATTTCGATAGTTTAAGTCATTCTTAACACAGTGCAGAAAGTCCCATTAACTTAtctgtagtagttttcctttaattaattcttaaatatcacctattttgataggctctagactggaacatccccttaagggggatcTGTTGTCGGCGTGTTTTAACTTGCCAAAGTTTCAACGAAAGCACGGAAGTGACGGAGGAAGAGCACGCAAGTTCGTCCACTCAAAATGTGGCTACCTATAATATTCGCGATGAAAGGACGCGCGTATTTACATGGTCCGTTCGAATAAAAGCATTATAGAGACCGTGCGATGTTTTTCACCCCTCCCCTTCCCCCAGGTGGGTAGAATAACCTTTCAAAGACCACTTTCATCCGAGACACCCTCTATGCCCGTGGGATGTACGGACTAAACAGTGAAGAGGGttaatttattcaaattcgaattGAAATCGTGAACGTTGGCCGAGGTACTCACTTTATTCACCAACACGCCACAGTAATCCGGCGCTCCTTTGAGCGCGAGAAGATTAATGGCGAGAGTCGCGTGCGTGGAGCCATTTCCGGGCGCCATGCActgcggcgttcgaaaatctctCGCGTGAACAGCACCCACGAAACTCTGATTCAGGTTCACTCGTATCGTCATCTGCCCGCCTTTGCATGTCGCTGTAACCGTCGGCTGGAACTCGTTGTCCAATAATTGGCCGGTGACCTGTGAACAAACGAGAACGAGATTGAATTCCACGAATCACTGCCGTAACCACCCTCTGAGACCGGCTATATCCTCGCTATGAAAGTCTACTAACAAAAGCCACCCTGTTCAAGAGAAAATTTTGCGGTGCGAATGCCCAGACACGGGACCGTTTCCTTGCAAGATAAAGGCTAACGCTACCAGGATACTATCGAAAACTAATCTCCTTGCTCGCTATGGAGATGCTTCTTAGAGACAGAGAGTGTATCTGCTCACGTGGATCGCTGGccaaacgtaaaaatatatcaGCCGGCAATTAATATTAACGTACCCGGCTAATTAGTCTGCCAGCTTTAATTGTGCGCGGTTAATTGCCCACGGTGCCCTTAAACGCGTGCATTCCAGGCCCCACCGACCTTCGTCCATGCCGCGtccataaattatttaattaattaacggcCAGACGGGGAAGAATCTGCGTGGCGATCCCGGCAAGTCTCGCGGTATCGAAAACTAAGGGTTCTCGCCTGTCTGTGCGCGCCCCGCCGTCGTCTCGGCCGTGCCTTCAGCCGGCAACGAAAGCTGGCGATATTTCCTCGGCCCAATCGCCAACTTAATGCCCAAGTAAACTTGGGACCGGTCTGGGCGGTAGCTATCGACCCACGCTAACTTTCAATTTCATGTGGCCGGACCACTCCGCGGCCACGGATAACGTATACACGTGTGCATATAGGAGGAATGTCCAGCGGTGCCTGGACGGATACGCCAACAATAAAATCGGTCCCGGCCGCAGGAGATGCTGCGACGAAGCCTCTCCGAGCCGAGACAAAGGTCTGGATGTAGGCGTTCGCAAGGCCACCAGTCCTAAATGCTTCAgtggcctctctctctctctctctctctcgctctctctctctctctcttgcgccAGAGAGAAGGATCAGACGTGTTGGGTTACAGAAAAGGATTCCTCCTCGTGGACGGCTAATCGATTATGAGAACACGACGCGGCAACGTATACGCGTCTCCGCGCGTCCTTGCGTTTCGCTAGGTTCCTCCTTTTTTGGTCCCGCTGGCACCGCGTGCCATTCGTAATCCCTTTTGCCATCTATTCTGTTATCCGTGGGACATTGGGAGTGACTTTCTTTGTACACGCGACGGTGATGAACGAGATACGTCCGTGGACTTTACGATTCCTTATCGCTGATCCTTGAAGGATCTTCTCAATTGCCGATGGGAATCAGTGGGGCAGACGAAGCCTGGTTATGCGCCCAAGCGGATGTGTGTGCCTCGTTCTTTGCCTTTTCGTGCGCTTTCGACGGTACTTCGTAGAGACGGCGTCGTCTCGCAAGATCCTGATCGATCCTACGCTCCTGACGACGATGAAGAAACCGCGATTTGGCTCTTCGCGTGTTACGAGTGCTTGGAAAGGAATGCACTAATCGTGGCTTCGTTACGAGCGCACGTTTAAGCCTGAAGGCTTTGCGTAATCAATACGGCCGTGCGGATTGGCGAATAGTCCCATGGAGCCTCGGGAAATTAATCAGGAGCGTTTAAGAAAACAAGCCCTGGAATTCGGACGAGTCGCCGGCAACAGAGTCATAAGAAACCGCGTTCTCTAATTCCCAAGCAGAATGAGAGTCACGGCAGGCGTGCAATTACTATGATTCACGATCGCCGGATCTGCGTGGCACGTAACATTCGATCCCTCGTGAAATCTGTTACTCCTCTCCATTCATGCGAAATTGTGGCGTGCGCTCGCGTGCTCGGCGCTAAGGGTGGCCAGGATTTTTAGCGTGGACTGTTATTAGAGAACTGCTCTCGCAGATAACACGGGCAGATTTTAGTAATTCAGGTCTCCTAGGCTCTTAGGAGCTATCATTTTCTTAAACGTTCttggaaaaaattttaacagaaTTAACGCCGCTTTTTTCCCTGTAATTGAGGGCGATTGTGCTAAAATAAATCGTTCCCTGAAGATCGTTACCAATCAAACGCGAAGCGTACTTTCCTTTGGCTAGAGAAACTCCCTACATCATTCTGTACCTTTTTTGCTCTCCCATCCTACAAATAACAATCTTATCCATCCCACTAACGAACAGTTTCACTTAAGCTCAGCGGACTCGCGTCATCGACGACTTTCCTCGAAGCGACATAAAAAGTAGCCAGCAACACGCCCTGTCGACATTAACGGCGTGACGTAATCATCGTTCTCGTCCAGGTATGCAGCGAGcatagacgacgacgacgacgacgacgacggcggcgacgACGGAGAGCCCACGGGTGACATCACGGAACCGGGCGGCGCTTATATAAACGAAAGTTAACAACCGGTGGTCCATGGTTAGATAACATCGTGGAACGTGTTCGCTGGCGAATTTCGCGTGGGACAGGAGGGGCGTAACGGCGAACAACGCTCGAACGGATCGCGGGTCGATGTAACCGGCTAACGAGTGACTTCGCTCGTCGACGGAGAAAGCAACAATTAGCCAGCGTGGACGCAAGCCCGGTCACGGAATAGAATAATTCATGTACAAGGGACCGTGGCGGGCAAGTGGCCACTTAGTAATTCGCTACGATAGAATGTACATTATCGGCAATCGGCCGCGCGGCCGATAAATCACCGATCTTTTTTAAGGGCTGAAACTGCTGCAAGtgggtgc
The nucleotide sequence above comes from Andrena cerasifolii isolate SP2316 chromosome 2, iyAndCera1_principal, whole genome shotgun sequence. Encoded proteins:
- the LOC143378823 gene encoding uncharacterized protein LOC143378823; this translates as MSVRRTNFHAFTSALVSVLCLILVALRVDQVTGQLLDNEFQPTVTATCKGGQMTIRVNLNQSFVGAVHARDFRTPQCMAPGNGSTHATLAINLLALKGAPDYCGVLVNKDTEERSIPIAVRIHKTLELADDKFYVITCGKAGFKNAKNETSLVSLRLLDGGHKVQEAIYGHNYTLRAEISRPDGMYGIKVKSCFVFNKRNSSVQLIDDKGCPVKARVMTKFMYDRNTGQADATLFSLFRFPDSPQVHFQCDIAVCRGSCGIPICEGDTEEEIKGASLINGQSVSGEEGVLLAGTSVFVLDPGQTPSVQTLYEDGSVHPIWLLWLAVALGILFLIMLIINIFLCSAMTCSCTRTDIIEKEPSIIEDYDPYRSWHGSQYGSRYSLNGKQGYASGGSTMNSTRSISTNSDHYAIVHSRPGSRYSGPGQKHHHHHRGPPSNIGSHYSGK